The sequence GGCCGGCGATGCGGTCGAGCTCGGGGCGCATGACCTCGAGCACGGGGATCCCGCGCCCGGTGGCGAGCGACAGCACCTCCTTGACGCGGTCGTCGTACTCGATGCGCGAGGCGATGTAGAGCGCGGTCGCGGGGATCTTCGCGCGGAGCGCCTCGACCACCGAGTTGCGGCCGGTGACGACCTCGGACTCGTCCTGCTGCTTGGCGCGGCGCGCGCGCGGCGCGTCGGCCGCGGCGGGGCGGTCGGTCGCGCGGGCGCGCGGCGTGGCGGAGCGCTCGGAGCGCTCGTCGCGGCCGCGGTTGGCGCCCGCGGACGCCGCCTCGTACCGGTCCTTCGCGGCCTTGCGCTTGCCCGCGGGGTGGTACGGGCGGTCCTCGGCCTTCGGCGTGGGCTTCTTGCCCTCGAGGGCCTGCCTGCCCTGCCCTCCGGATCCCTTGAGCGGGCCCTTCTTGGTCTTGCGTACCGCGCCTGATCGGCTGGGCTTATTCGCCATCGATGCTCCAATGCGACCCGCCGGGCGAGTCCTCTATCGTGATGCCGGCCTCGGCCAGCTCCTGTCTGATGCGGTCGGCGAGGGCGAAGTCCCTGGCCTCCCGCGCGGTCTGTCGCTCGGCGATCCTGTGCTCGACCAGCGCCTGCAGCGCACGGCGCGCGGGCTGGTCGGACGCGGTGCGCCACTCGTCGGCGAGCGGGTCGATGCCGAGCACGGCCACCATCGCGGAGACGTCCGCGCGCTGGGCTGCGGCCTCCTGGAGGTCGCCGGCGTCGAGGGCGGCGTTGCCCGCGCGGACGGCGTCGTGCAGCACGGCGAGCGCCTGCGGGACGCTGAGGTCGTCGTCCATGGCGTCCGCGAAGGCGTCGGGCACGGCGGCCGGCGCGCCGTCGACCGGGGCGGGCGCGGCCTGGAAGCGCGTGCCGGCGAGGCGCCGGGCGCTGCGGTCGAGGAACGTCTCGATGCGGTCGAGCGCGGCCTCGGCCTCGGCGAGCGCGCCGTCGTGGAACTCGAGGGTGGAGCGGTAGTGCGCGGATCCGAGGAAGTAGCGGACCACGACCGGGCGCGCGGACGCGAGCAGGTCGGCCGCGAACAGGGAGTTGCCGAGCGACTTGCTCATCTTCTGGCCGGCGACGGCGACGAGGCCGTTGTGCAGCCAGTAGCGGGCGAACGGGTCCCCCGCGGCCCGCGACTGCGCGAGCTCGTTCTCGTGGTGCGGGAAGCGGAGGTCGAGGCCGCCGCCGTGGATGTCGAACTCAGCACCGAGGTAGCGCGTGGACATGGCGGAGCACTCGATGTGCCAGCCCGGCCGGCCGGCGCCCCACGGCGACGGCCACGACGCGCTCGCGGGCTCGCCCGGCTTCGCGCCCTTCCAGAGGGCGAAGTCGCGGACGTCGCGCTTGGCGCGGGGATCCGCGTCGGCCGCGGCCTCCATGTCGGCGGCCCGCTGGCGGGTGAGCTCGCCGTACTCGGGCCAGGAGGCGGTGTCGAAGTAGACGTCGCCGGATCCGTCGTCGGCCGGGTACGCGTGGCCGCGCTCGACGAGCCGCCGGATGATCTCCTGCATCTCGCCGATGCTCGCCGTGGCGCGGGGCTCGTAGCTGGGCGGGAGGATCCCGAGGGCCGCGTAGGCGCGGGAGAACTCGAGCTCGACGCGGTAGGCGAGCGCCCACCACTCCTCGGTGCCGCCGGCCTCCTGGCCGCGACGCGCGTTGTCGATGACCTTGTCGTCGATGTCGGTCACGTTGCGGACGAGCGTGACGTCGAGCCCGCGGTGGGTGAGCCAGCGACGCAGCTGGTCGTACGCGAGCGCGCTGCGGAGGTGGCCGATGTGCGGCGCGGACTGCACGGTCGGGCCGCAGACGTAGATGCCGACCCTGCCGTCGACGAGGGGCACGAAGTCCCGCAGGGACTGCGTCCGGGAGTCATGGAGGCGCAGG is a genomic window of Clavibacter capsici containing:
- the cysS gene encoding cysteine--tRNA ligase, whose translation is MTLRLHDSRTQSLRDFVPLVDGRVGIYVCGPTVQSAPHIGHLRSALAYDQLRRWLTHRGLDVTLVRNVTDIDDKVIDNARRGQEAGGTEEWWALAYRVELEFSRAYAALGILPPSYEPRATASIGEMQEIIRRLVERGHAYPADDGSGDVYFDTASWPEYGELTRQRAADMEAAADADPRAKRDVRDFALWKGAKPGEPASASWPSPWGAGRPGWHIECSAMSTRYLGAEFDIHGGGLDLRFPHHENELAQSRAAGDPFARYWLHNGLVAVAGQKMSKSLGNSLFAADLLASARPVVVRYFLGSAHYRSTLEFHDGALAEAEAALDRIETFLDRSARRLAGTRFQAAPAPVDGAPAAVPDAFADAMDDDLSVPQALAVLHDAVRAGNAALDAGDLQEAAAQRADVSAMVAVLGIDPLADEWRTASDQPARRALQALVEHRIAERQTAREARDFALADRIRQELAEAGITIEDSPGGSHWSIDGE